CAGCTCAGGCAGAAAATGGCTCGGGTGAATGAATTTATCGAGCAGAATTTGCACTAAAGCGTTACATTGAAAGTAGACGAAATATCCGCACCACGACAAGAGGTGTTTTGTAAGTAAAAGAACTAACACTTTAGAACAGGGAGTCCAAACTCTTCTTTTTGATTGCAGGCCTTGATGCTAAAAGGCGACAAGCCACAGGCATTGGCGCTTTTCGAAGCGACACATTGGAAGCAAAAAATCTGAAGGAGACGCCCACCGTGATTTACGGGTTCTTGAATCTTACACATCTCTTAGGGTGCGGGTTTTTTTTGTTCAATTTTGAAGGATCGGCCCTCTCTGGCCGGTTAAAAGGAGGTTTTTTTAATGGGGATCGTAATAAATCTGTTTCTCATTATTGCGGCATCCGTGATCTTTTTTGCGGTCGGTTTCTACATCGGCCGGTTCTTTCTTGAGCGTATCGGTACTACTAAAGTTCTCGAAGCTGAGGAGCGTGCCGTGCAGGTTGTTCAGGAGGCCCAGAAAGAGGCCAATGAATACAAGGATCTGAAGGTCAACGAAGTCAACCAGGAGTGGAAAAAGCGCAAGCGCGAGTTCGATAGCGAGGTGACGATCAAGAACAACAAGTTCGCTCAGATGCAGAAGCAGATTCGCCAGAAAGAGTCGTCGCTGAACAACCAGCAGCGGGATGTGCGTGAAACTGAAAAGAAACTTCAGGAGCAGAAAGCCGAGCTGAAACACCTGACTGAAACGGTGCAGGGCCGCTCCGAGGAGCTTGAAAAGATCATCTTCGAACAGAACCAGCGCCTCGAAAGCATTTCGAACCTGACTGCCGAAGAGGCCCGTCAGATGCTGATTGACAACATGGTTTCGAAGGCCAGGGAAGAGGCGACCGAAACCATTCACCAGATTCACGAAGAGGCTACGCAGAAAGCTGACCGGGCTGCCGAAAAGATTCTGCTGACGGCCATTCAGCGCATCTCTTTCGAGCAGGCTACCGAGAACGCTCTTTCGGTGGTGCACATCCAGAGCGACGAGCTCAAAGGTCGTATCATCGGTCGCGAAGGGCGTAACATCAAGGCCTTTGAGAATGCAACCGGCGTTGACATCATTGTTGACGATACTCCGGAAGTGGTTATTCTTTCTTGCTTCGATCCGCTGCGTCGCGAAATGGCCAAGCTGACCCTGCAGAAGCTGCTCGTCGACGGCATCATCCATCCGGTCGCGATCGAGAAGGCCTATCAGGACGCCAAGAAAGAGATCGACGACGTCATCATGTCTTCCGGCGAAGAGGTGCTCTCGTCGCTGCAGATTCCCAACATGCCGGCCGAACTTGTTGCCCTGATCGGCAAGATGAAATTCCACACGGTTTATGGCCAGAATCTGCTCCTTCACAGCCGCGAAGTCGCTATGCTGGCGGGGCTCATGGCCGCCGAGCTGAAGCTCGACGCCAAGCAGGCCAAGCGTGCCGGCCTGTTGCACGACATCGGTCTTGTGCTTCCCGAAACCGAGCTGCCGCATGCGCTGGCAGGAATGGAGTTCCTCAGGAAATTCAACGAGTCGCCGGTGGTGCTCAATGCGATTGGCGCTCATCATGGTGAAGTCGGTAAAGAGTCGCCCATCGCCGATCTGGTCGATGCCGCCAACGTTATTTCGCTCTCCCGCCCTGGTGCGCGTGGAGCCGTGACCGCCGAAGGCAACGTCAA
This portion of the Chlorobaculum parvum NCIB 8327 genome encodes:
- the rny gene encoding ribonuclease Y; the protein is MGIVINLFLIIAASVIFFAVGFYIGRFFLERIGTTKVLEAEERAVQVVQEAQKEANEYKDLKVNEVNQEWKKRKREFDSEVTIKNNKFAQMQKQIRQKESSLNNQQRDVRETEKKLQEQKAELKHLTETVQGRSEELEKIIFEQNQRLESISNLTAEEARQMLIDNMVSKAREEATETIHQIHEEATQKADRAAEKILLTAIQRISFEQATENALSVVHIQSDELKGRIIGREGRNIKAFENATGVDIIVDDTPEVVILSCFDPLRREMAKLTLQKLLVDGIIHPVAIEKAYQDAKKEIDDVIMSSGEEVLSSLQIPNMPAELVALIGKMKFHTVYGQNLLLHSREVAMLAGLMAAELKLDAKQAKRAGLLHDIGLVLPETELPHALAGMEFLRKFNESPVVLNAIGAHHGEVGKESPIADLVDAANVISLSRPGARGAVTAEGNVKRLESLEEIAKGFPGVIKTYALQAGREIRVIVEGDNVSDSQADVLAHDIANKIESEAQYPGQIKVTILREKRSVAFAK